From the Streptococcus hyointestinalis genome, the window ACAACGCCTATCCGCTCTGATGACTACATCACGGCTATCAATAAAGGGCTAAGCCTGTTTGAAATGCAGATAGGGGTATCTGCTGGTATGTTTACCTTTGACGGTAAGAGCATGAAGACAGCTACTGAGATTGTCTCAGAGAACTCTGACACTTACCAAATGCGTAACAGTATTGTCAGTTTAGTTGAGCAATCCCTAAAAGAGCTGATTATCTCCATGTTAGAGCTTGGGAAAGCCTATCAACTCTATAAAGGCAATATCCCAGACATGGACGCTATCAGCATTAACCTTGATGATGGTGTCTTTACTGATCGAAACGCTGAGCTTGATTACTGGATTAAGGTAGTTAACGCTGGCTTTGGTACTGATGTCATGGCTATTGAGAAAGTGCTCAACGTGACCTCTGAGAAAGCTAAGGAAATAAAGGCTGAAATTAGTGGCAATGCCATTGATAAGGCAAGTAGTGAGCGTAGCCCTGATGATGTGGGAGTGTATGGAGAGTGATTAGATGGCTGATGACAAGAAGAAACCAATCAAGCTCAATGATGAGCAGCTTATGCTTGACGCTAGTCAGGTTGCAGACATCTATCATCAGCTTACTCTGGATCTATTTGACCAAGTTATAGACCGTATCAAAGAGCGTGGCTCTGCTAGTCTTGATGATAACCCCTACATTTGGCAACTAGAGAAAATGAATGAGATGGGGCTACTCAACGAGGATAACCTCAAGCTCATTTCAGACCGTTCAGGAATTGCCGAGGAACAGCTGAGGTATGTTATCCAAAACGAGGGTTATCAAATCTACAAGAACACCAAAGAGCAACTATTAGAGGCTACTGGTGGTGATTTTGTGGCTAACAGCCTCATACAGACCAATCTTGCAGCTTATGTCAATCAGACTATGGGAGATATTAACAACCTCATCAACACCACTCTACCCAAGAGTGTGTTAGGCGCTTATCAGTCCATCATCGAGGAAGCTACAGCAAAGGTGATAACGGGGCTAGCAACGTCAGATAAGGCTATTTCTGACACGGTCATGAAATGGGCTAAAAAAGGCTTTTATGGCTTTACAGATAGCCAAGGTAAGCACTGGCGAGCAGATACCTATGCTAGGCAGGTCATCAAGTCTACGGCTTGGCGTGTCTATCGTGAGGTGAGGATGGCACCAGCTGAAGAGCTTGACATAGACACCTTTTACTACTCTAAGAAAGCAACAGCCCGTGAGATGTGTGCTCCTTTGCAGCATAGGATAGTTACGACTGGAGTTGCTAGGACGGAGCAGGGCGAGCGTATTTATGCGCTGTCTGATTACGGCTATGGCACAGCTGGCGGTTGTCTAGGTATCAACTGTACGCATGAAGTCACGCCTTTTGTAGTCGGTGCTAACTATAAGCCTGATTTACCCGATGAACTAAAAAACTTAACAACTGAGCAGGCTATTGAAAATGCCAATGTACAGGCTAAACAAAGAGCCTTAGAGCGCTCTATCAGACAGTCCAAGGAGTTTTTGCATGTGGCTGAGAAATTGGGTGACAAAGAGCTGATAGACAAGTATAAGCACAAGGTCAGAATACAGCAGAGCGCTATGCGTGACTACCTCAAACAGCACCCATTCCTCCACCGTGACTATGCGAGGGAGAAATACTATGATGATCCTTATACCAAGGTTAAGAAAGATGTTGAGCTTAGGTCACGCCAGGAAAAAGTGACCAAGGAATATGAGCGAGCCAAGGAACTTTTAGGGGAAAAAGCACCAAAATCATTGTCAGAATTTAAGAAAATGGGATATAATAACACTAGAGGGTACAGGCAAGTATTGCTCAAGTCTGACTTGCAGGAACAAATCAACAACGGCGAGCTATCTTTGGTTATCAATCAGGACAAGCAAAATAGACACGCCAAGAACCACAAGGCCTATGCTGATTATGTCTCAAGCAACCAGAACAAAAATAAGCCGATACCTGGTTATATCACAGTAGACAATGATACTGTCCAGAAGATTATCAATGACAATTACCTGGACGGTACCATAGTCAAGCGTCAGAAAGGGCAGTATAGCTCTATTATCAAGATTGACACTAAGAGTGGTGTTGCGTACAGTCGTTCAGACTTAGCTGGAGCTTATCCAACAGAAACGGATGAGTTTACTATCCACATTTCCAAATCAACTACTCACCTAGTGCCGAAAATGCCAAGCGACAACAAAGAGGGAGGTACTCAATGAAATTATGGGAATATGTAGATAAAACAGTCCGCTTAGTATTAGTTGATGGTACTTCGGTGACTGGTAAAGTGATAGATTGGTATGACGGATTTGATTTAGATGGTGATGATGAAATCGTCATAGAATTTCAGTCATACCCTGAAAGTAGTATTAAGCAAATTGAAGTTATCAGCACTTAGTTAGACTAGGTGCTTTTCTTAATTCAAAAATCGTC encodes:
- a CDS encoding 4-hydroxy-3-methylbut-2-enyl diphosphate reductase, translated to MKLWEYVDKTVRLVLVDGTSVTGKVIDWYDGFDLDGDDEIVIEFQSYPESSIKQIEVIST
- a CDS encoding phage minor capsid protein; this translates as MADDKKKPIKLNDEQLMLDASQVADIYHQLTLDLFDQVIDRIKERGSASLDDNPYIWQLEKMNEMGLLNEDNLKLISDRSGIAEEQLRYVIQNEGYQIYKNTKEQLLEATGGDFVANSLIQTNLAAYVNQTMGDINNLINTTLPKSVLGAYQSIIEEATAKVITGLATSDKAISDTVMKWAKKGFYGFTDSQGKHWRADTYARQVIKSTAWRVYREVRMAPAEELDIDTFYYSKKATAREMCAPLQHRIVTTGVARTEQGERIYALSDYGYGTAGGCLGINCTHEVTPFVVGANYKPDLPDELKNLTTEQAIENANVQAKQRALERSIRQSKEFLHVAEKLGDKELIDKYKHKVRIQQSAMRDYLKQHPFLHRDYAREKYYDDPYTKVKKDVELRSRQEKVTKEYERAKELLGEKAPKSLSEFKKMGYNNTRGYRQVLLKSDLQEQINNGELSLVINQDKQNRHAKNHKAYADYVSSNQNKNKPIPGYITVDNDTVQKIINDNYLDGTIVKRQKGQYSSIIKIDTKSGVAYSRSDLAGAYPTETDEFTIHISKSTTHLVPKMPSDNKEGGTQ